A single window of Salvia splendens isolate huo1 chromosome 6, SspV2, whole genome shotgun sequence DNA harbors:
- the LOC121807387 gene encoding uncharacterized protein LOC121807387 isoform X2, whose product MKFKIIMILAVLASAGAIISLVNVIPAIWSLVLPWLRPPYLHILINGIIIAIAAASRLYRSQPPSASRSQHLISVKTPPPAYYADYSPPPEVRDVAEVPEAYEREDTVMDLKPVMVNGLEVGADAEEDEGEDNALDGSTLTYNHPLPERFSPEFFSSMDPTGNVPEREEASSRAAHDEVREDGPRLAPYRRTWKSKSFRERATHNESPRSRRNSNRRVEEYLDRSLTCNSLSPQNQIGNIPPRVEAREEEYETLESAWKGITENASQTQIESTSMSTIGKAVSPSVDELHQRVEAFIKKVNNEIRLHRQNSSNQYIQLNSAA is encoded by the exons atgaaattcaaaattatCATGATTTTGGCGGTTTTAGCTTCAGCTGGCGCTATAATTTCCTTAGTGAATGTAATTCCGGCGATATGGTCGTTGGTTCTGCCATGGCTGCGGCCGCCGTATTTGCATATCCTAATCAACGGCATCATCATCGCCATCGCTGCCGCGTCTCGACTCTACCGGAGCCAGCCGCCGTCGGCGAGTCGATCGCAGCACCTGATTTCTGTCAAAACTCCTCCGCCGGCGTATTATGCGGATTACTCACCTCCGCCGGAGGTCAGGGATGTGGCGGAGGTTCCGGAGGCGTACGAGAGAGAAGATACGGTTATGGACCTGAAACCGGTGATGGTGAATGGTTTGGAAGTCGGCGCCGATGCGGAAGAAGATGAAGGCGAGGACAACGCATTGGACGGCAGTACTTTGACGTACAATCACCCGTTGCCAGAGAGATTCTCGCCGGAATTTTTCTCGTCGATGGATCCCACAGGAAACGTTCCTGAGA GAGAGGAGGCGTCGTCACGCGCCGCTCACGACGAAGTTCGGGAAGACGGACCACGGCTGGCGCCTTATCGACGCACGTGGAAATCGAAGAGCTTCAGAGAGCGTGCGACTCACAACGAGTCGCCGCGGAGTCGGAGAAACTCGAACCGGCGAGTTGAGGAGTACCTGGACCGATCGTTGACGTGCAACTCACTATCGCCGCAGAATCAAATCGGAAACATTCCACCAA GAGTTGAGGCGAGGGAGGAAGAATATGAGACGCTAGAGAGTGCGTGGAAGGGAATAACGGAAAATGCAAGCCAGACACAGATCGAATCAACGTCGATGTCGACGATTGGGAAAGCGGTATCTCCAAGTGTGGACGAGTTGCACCAGCGAGTCGAGGCATTCATCAAGAAGGTGAACAACGAAATTAGATTACATAGGCAAAATTCGTCCAATCAGTACATACAACTCAATAGTGCAGCCTAG
- the LOC121807387 gene encoding uncharacterized protein LOC121807387 isoform X1 encodes MKFKIIMILAVLASAGAIISLVNVIPAIWSLVLPWLRPPYLHILINGIIIAIAAASRLYRSQPPSASRSQHLISVKTPPPAYYADYSPPPEVRDVAEVPEAYEREDTVMDLKPVMVNGLEVGADAEEDEGEDNALDGSTLTYNHPLPERFSPEFFSSMDPTGNVPEREEASSRAAHDEVREDGPRLAPYRRTWKSKSFRERATHNESPRSRRNSNRRVEEYLDRSLTCNSLSPQNQIGNIPPTGVEAREEEYETLESAWKGITENASQTQIESTSMSTIGKAVSPSVDELHQRVEAFIKKVNNEIRLHRQNSSNQYIQLNSAA; translated from the exons atgaaattcaaaattatCATGATTTTGGCGGTTTTAGCTTCAGCTGGCGCTATAATTTCCTTAGTGAATGTAATTCCGGCGATATGGTCGTTGGTTCTGCCATGGCTGCGGCCGCCGTATTTGCATATCCTAATCAACGGCATCATCATCGCCATCGCTGCCGCGTCTCGACTCTACCGGAGCCAGCCGCCGTCGGCGAGTCGATCGCAGCACCTGATTTCTGTCAAAACTCCTCCGCCGGCGTATTATGCGGATTACTCACCTCCGCCGGAGGTCAGGGATGTGGCGGAGGTTCCGGAGGCGTACGAGAGAGAAGATACGGTTATGGACCTGAAACCGGTGATGGTGAATGGTTTGGAAGTCGGCGCCGATGCGGAAGAAGATGAAGGCGAGGACAACGCATTGGACGGCAGTACTTTGACGTACAATCACCCGTTGCCAGAGAGATTCTCGCCGGAATTTTTCTCGTCGATGGATCCCACAGGAAACGTTCCTGAGA GAGAGGAGGCGTCGTCACGCGCCGCTCACGACGAAGTTCGGGAAGACGGACCACGGCTGGCGCCTTATCGACGCACGTGGAAATCGAAGAGCTTCAGAGAGCGTGCGACTCACAACGAGTCGCCGCGGAGTCGGAGAAACTCGAACCGGCGAGTTGAGGAGTACCTGGACCGATCGTTGACGTGCAACTCACTATCGCCGCAGAATCAAATCGGAAACATTCCACCAA CAGGAGTTGAGGCGAGGGAGGAAGAATATGAGACGCTAGAGAGTGCGTGGAAGGGAATAACGGAAAATGCAAGCCAGACACAGATCGAATCAACGTCGATGTCGACGATTGGGAAAGCGGTATCTCCAAGTGTGGACGAGTTGCACCAGCGAGTCGAGGCATTCATCAAGAAGGTGAACAACGAAATTAGATTACATAGGCAAAATTCGTCCAATCAGTACATACAACTCAATAGTGCAGCCTAG
- the LOC121809639 gene encoding putative serine/threonine-protein kinase isoform X1, whose amino-acid sequence MNCGCFGASSVLQKSSESSNKHVHNSKHDQEAIIITRTRTFLFDELRAATNNFNRSNKIGRGGFGIVYKGILKNGMVVAIKMLSAESKQGEREFLTEIETISNVKHPNLVQLLGCCVHGRDQILVYEYLVNNSIDRALLGPMRSVKLDWERRSAICLGTARGLEFLHEQLVPRIVHRDIKGSNILLDADFQPKIGDFGLAKLFPDNISHITTKIAGTTGYLAPEYALGGHLTVKADVYSYGILTLEVVSGRSWANADHGGAQKLLAEWAWELYQEEKLLDLVDPELEEFPEKEVLRYVKVALFCTQAAASRRPLMSQVIEMLSRNVRLNVNELTPPGFFDDSASLNGGSAKDKLSGASTSYQMNSFASTITQVTPR is encoded by the exons ATGAATTGTGGATGCTTTGGTGCATCATCCGTGCTCCAGAAGAGTAGCGAGTCTAGCAACAAACATGTTCATAACTCGAAACATGATCAAGAAG CAATCATCATCACAAGGACGAGAACTTTCTTATTTGATGAATTGCGAGCAGCAACAAACAACTTCAATCGAAGTAACAAAATAGGACGAGGAGGTTTTGGTATAGTTTACAAG GGAATTTTGAAAAACGGAATGGTAGTTGCAATAAAGATGCTCTCTGCTGAGTCAAAGCAGGGAGAGCGTGAGTTTTTAACAGAGATTGAGACTATTTCTAATGTCAAACACCCGAATCTAGTTCAGTTACTTGGGTGCTGTGTTCATGGACGTGACCAGATTTTGGTGTATGAATATTTAGTAAATAACAGCATTGATCGTGCATTGCTAG GTCCAATGAGATCCGTAAAACTTGATTGGGAGAGAAGGTCTGCCATCTGCTTGGGTACCGCCAGAGGGCTTGAATTCCTTCACGAACAACTGGTGCCTCGCATCGTGCATAGAGACATCAAAGGTAGCAATATACTTTTGGACGCGGACTTCCAACCAAAAATTGGAGACTTTGGATTGGCTAAACTTTTCCCGGACAATATATCCCACATTACCACAAAAATAGCAGGAACGAC AGGTTACCTTGCTCCTGAATATGCATTAGGCGGTCATTTGACAGTGAAGGCCGATGTCTATAGCTATGGGATTCTTACACTCGAAGTTGTAAGTGGCAGATCTTGGGCGAATGCTGATCATGGAGGCGCTCAAAAGTTGCTAGCTGAATGG GCATGGGAGCTATATCAAGAAGAAAAACTGCTGGATCTGGTTGACCCTGAACTGGAAGAATTTCCGGAGAAGGAGGTTCTGAGGTACGTGAAAGTTGCCCTCTTCTGTACGCAAGCAGCCGCAAGCAGAAGGCCATTGATGAGCCAGGTGATAGAGATGCTATCAAGAAATGTTCGACTCAATGTGAATGAACTCACACCTCCGGGTTTCTTCGATGATTCAGCAAGTCTTAATGGTGGATCAGCAAAGGATAAGTTATCCGGCGCTTCAACCAGTTATCAGATGAACTCTTTTGCCTCCACAATCACTCAGGTGACCCCAAGATGA
- the LOC121808326 gene encoding splicing factor U2af large subunit A-like has protein sequence MPRHSREDDRRRSLPYDDSSRDRRSHHHKHKDHCSDDKEFKRTDWNQDGESRHRYHKEDGQRSARSYGGRSRNEDYGDRRHKESSRYYKHGGDGEKQQRQRSPNQSDDKSHSKRTSGFDVAPPANGALPSPSEHVAGVSMASQAIPGMLPNMLSSDSSQLGLFPIQVMTQQATRHARRVYVGGLPPLSNEQTISTFFSHVMNAIGGNIAGPGDAVVNVYINHEKKFAFVEMRTVEEASNAMALDGIIFEGVSVRVRRPTDYNPSLAAPLGPSQPGPYLNLAAAGLTPGMHGESDGADRIFIGGVPYYFSEAQMKELLESFGPLRGFDLVKDRDTGNSKGYGFCFYQDPSVTDVACAALNGLKVGDKTLTVRRATVSGQLKPEQEYVIAQAQQHIAVQKMVSAAEAGALNIPSGQPPTSVEIPTKVLCLTEVVTTDELMDDGEYEEILEDMRDECQKFGELIAVVIPRPVPDSTPSNGVGKVFLEYSDTTGCMKAKFALSGRKFGGNSVTALYYPEDKYYDKDFTA, from the exons ATGCCTCGTCACAGTAGAGAAGACGATCGCAGGAGATCGTTGCCTTATGATGATTCGTCGAGAGATCGGCGTTCCCATCATCACAAG CACAAAGATCATTGTTCAGACGACAAGGAATTCAAGAGAACAGACTGGAATCAGGATGGGGAGTCGAGACATCGGTACCATAAGGAAGATGGGCAGAGATCTGCGAGATCTTATGGGGGAAGAAGTAGAAATGAGGATTATGGAGATAGGCGACACAAGGAATCTAGCAG ATACTATAAGCATGGTGGGGATGGAGAAAAACAACAAAGGCAGAGGTCACCCAACCAATCAGATGATAAATCTCACAG CAAGCGAACAAGTGGCTTTGATGTGGCTCCTCCTGCTAATGGTGCTTTGCCGAGTCCTTCAG AGCATGTTGCTGGAGTGTCCATGGCTTCTCAAGCGATTCCTGGAATGTTGCCAAACATGCTTAGTTCTGATTCATCTCAG TTAGGATTGTTCCCAATTCAAGTTATGACTCAGCAG GCTACAAGGCATGCACGTAGAGTGTATGTTGGTGGCCTTCCACCTTTGTCTAATGAGCAG ACTATCTCAACATTTTTCAGCCATGTTATGAATGCAATCGGGGGAAACATTGCCGGTCCTG GTGATGCGGTTGTCAATGTTTACATTAATCACGAAAAGAAATTTGCATTTGTGGAGATGAGAACTGTAGAAGAGGCCAGTAATGCAATGGCACTTGATGGAATTATTTTCGAG GGTGTTTCTGTGAGAGTTCGCAGACCTACAGATTACAATCCATCTCTTGCAGCACCACTTGGTCCTAGTCAACCTGGTCCTTATCTCAATTTAGCTGCAGCTGGACTGACACCTGG CATGCATGGTGAATCTGATGGAGCTGATCGCATATTTATCGGCGGGGTGCCATACTATTTCTCAGAAGCTCAAATGAAAGAGTTGTTAGAGAGTTTTGG ACCTCTGCGTGGATTTGATCTTGTCAAAGATAGAGATACTGGAAATTCTAAAGGATATGGTTTCTGCTTCTACCAG GATCCATCTGTCACAGATGTTGCTTGTGCTGCTTTGAATGGTCTAAAAGTGGGTGATAAAACACTTACAGTTAGACGTGCCACTGTTAG TGGGCAGTTAAAACCAGAACAGGAGTATGTAATAGCTCAGGCACAGCAACATATAGCAGTGCAG AAAATGGTTTCAGCAGCTGAAGCTGGAGCTTTAAATATTCCCAGTGGACAGCCCCCTACAAGTGTGGAAATTCCAACAAAAGTTTTGTGCTTGACTGAG GTTGTTACTACTGATGAATTGATGGATGATGGAGAGtatgaagaaattcttgaagataTGAGAGACGAATGCCAGAAATTTG GGGAGTTGATTGCAGTTGTCATTCCTCGTCCTGTTCCAGATTCCACTCCTAGTAACGGTGTTGGAAAG GTATTCTTGGAGTACTCCGATACTACTGGTTGTATGAAGGCGAAATTCGCACTTAGTGGCCGGAAATTTGGAGGCAATAGCGTGACTGCTTTGTATTATCCGGAAGACAAATATTACGACAAGGATTTCACTGCCTGA
- the LOC121806396 gene encoding trafficking protein particle complex subunit 13-like isoform X1, which produces MSSGSSGGAGGQPATHSLAFRVMRLCRPTLHVDNSPLKFDPCDLLFGEDLFDDPIAASHLPRLLGGQSSAAAVDPADLSYRGRFLLQQPTDSLGLPGLLVLPQAFGAIYLGETFCSYISINNSSNFEVRDVVIKAEIQTERQRLLLLDTSKSPVESIRAGGRYDFIVEHDVKELGAHTLVCTALYTDGDNERKYLPQFFKFMVSNPLSVRTKVRSVKDTTFLEACIENHTKSDLYMDQVEFEPAQYWSATVLRAEYHSSEPSSVLSETFKEPILIKSGGGIYNYLYQLKFSSPDKTQFKAESSKILGKLQITWRTNLGEPGRLQTQHILGNPVTRKDIELHAVDMPSVIMLEKSFLVGLNLINLTDRVLGPFQVWVSEGGSPDEKAVVVNGLQRMTLGEVQPHSSLKFQLNLIAVKHGIQKISGITVYDTVEKKTYEALFEMEIYVDLE; this is translated from the exons ATGAGTAGCGGCAGCAGTGGAGGCGCCGGAGGGCAGCCGGCGACGCACTCATTGGCGTTCAGAGTGATGCGTCTTTGCCGCCCGACGCTCCACGTGGACAATTCCCCCCTCAAATTCGACCCCTGCGATCTCCTCTTTGGCGAGGACCTCTTCGACGATCCAATCGCGGCGTCGCACCTCCCTCGCCTCCTCGGAGGCCAATCGAGCGCTGCGGCCGTAGATCCAGCCGACCTCAGCTACCGCGGCAGATTCCTCCTTCAGCAACCCACCGATTCGCTCGGCCTCCCCGGCCTCCTCGTTCTCCCCCAAGCCTTCGG GGCGATATATTTGGGGGAGACGTTCTGCAGTTATATAAGCATCAACAACAGTTCCAATTTTGAAGTCCGAGACGTTGTGATTAAG GCTGAAATTCAAACAGAAAGACAAAGATTACTGCTGTTGGATACATCAAAGTCACCTGTTGAATCAATACGTGCTGGTGGCCGTTATGATTTCATTGTGGAACATGATGTCAAAGAGCTGGGTGCGCACAC GTTGGTGTGTACAGCACTTTATACCGATGGTGACAATGAGAGGAAGTATCTCCCCCAATTTTTCAAATTCATGGTTTCAAACCCCCTCTCAGTCCGAACTAAG GTTCGCAGTGTGAAG GACACAACATTTCTGGAAGCCTGCATAGAAAACCATACGAAATCTGACCTTTACATGGATCAAGTTGAGTTTGAGCCGGCACAATATTGGAGTGCAACAGTCCTCCGAGCTGAATATCATTCTTCAGAGCCTAGCTCAGTACTGAG TGAGACTTTCAAGGAACCCATTCTCATCAAATCCGGAGGAGGAATCTATAATTATCTCTACCAATTAAAATTCTCATCACCTGACAAAACACAATTTAAAGCTGAGAGCAGCAAGATTCTTGGCAAGCTTCAGATAACATGGCGTACAAATTTGGGTGAGCCAGGTCGCTTGCAAACTCAACATATACTTGGTAAT CCTGTTACTAGGAAGGACATTGAGTTGCATGCAGTGGATATGCCATCTGTGATTATGTTAGAGAAATCGTTCCTG GTGGGTTTGAATCTCATAAATTTGACGGATCGTGTATTGGGGCCCTTTCAAGTATGGGTATCAGAAGGTGGTTCACCTGATGAGAAGGCTGTTGTGGTCAATGGTCTTCAGAGAATG ACTCTTGGAGAGGTACAACCACATAGCTCGTTAAAGTTTCAGTTG AACTTGATTGCTGTCAAGCACGGGATACAGAAAATCAGTGGCATTACAGTTTATGACACAGTAGAGAAGAAGACTTATGAAGCACTTTTCGAAATGGAG ATATACGTTGACTTAGAGTGA
- the LOC121806396 gene encoding trafficking protein particle complex subunit 13-like isoform X2: MSSGSSGGAGGQPATHSLAFRVMRLCRPTLHVDNSPLKFDPCDLLFGEDLFDDPIAASHLPRLLGGQSSAAAVDPADLSYRGRFLLQQPTDSLGLPGLLVLPQAFGAIYLGETFCSYISINNSSNFEVRDVVIKAEIQTERQRLLLLDTSKSPVESIRAGGRYDFIVEHDVKELGAHTLVCTALYTDGDNERKYLPQFFKFMVSNPLSVRTKVRSVKDTTFLEACIENHTKSDLYMDQVEFEPAQYWSATVLRAEYHSSEPSSVLSETFKEPILIKSGGGIYNYLYQLKFSSPDKTQFKAESSKILGKLQITWRTNLGEPGRLQTQHILGNVGLNLINLTDRVLGPFQVWVSEGGSPDEKAVVVNGLQRMTLGEVQPHSSLKFQLNLIAVKHGIQKISGITVYDTVEKKTYEALFEMEIYVDLE, encoded by the exons ATGAGTAGCGGCAGCAGTGGAGGCGCCGGAGGGCAGCCGGCGACGCACTCATTGGCGTTCAGAGTGATGCGTCTTTGCCGCCCGACGCTCCACGTGGACAATTCCCCCCTCAAATTCGACCCCTGCGATCTCCTCTTTGGCGAGGACCTCTTCGACGATCCAATCGCGGCGTCGCACCTCCCTCGCCTCCTCGGAGGCCAATCGAGCGCTGCGGCCGTAGATCCAGCCGACCTCAGCTACCGCGGCAGATTCCTCCTTCAGCAACCCACCGATTCGCTCGGCCTCCCCGGCCTCCTCGTTCTCCCCCAAGCCTTCGG GGCGATATATTTGGGGGAGACGTTCTGCAGTTATATAAGCATCAACAACAGTTCCAATTTTGAAGTCCGAGACGTTGTGATTAAG GCTGAAATTCAAACAGAAAGACAAAGATTACTGCTGTTGGATACATCAAAGTCACCTGTTGAATCAATACGTGCTGGTGGCCGTTATGATTTCATTGTGGAACATGATGTCAAAGAGCTGGGTGCGCACAC GTTGGTGTGTACAGCACTTTATACCGATGGTGACAATGAGAGGAAGTATCTCCCCCAATTTTTCAAATTCATGGTTTCAAACCCCCTCTCAGTCCGAACTAAG GTTCGCAGTGTGAAG GACACAACATTTCTGGAAGCCTGCATAGAAAACCATACGAAATCTGACCTTTACATGGATCAAGTTGAGTTTGAGCCGGCACAATATTGGAGTGCAACAGTCCTCCGAGCTGAATATCATTCTTCAGAGCCTAGCTCAGTACTGAG TGAGACTTTCAAGGAACCCATTCTCATCAAATCCGGAGGAGGAATCTATAATTATCTCTACCAATTAAAATTCTCATCACCTGACAAAACACAATTTAAAGCTGAGAGCAGCAAGATTCTTGGCAAGCTTCAGATAACATGGCGTACAAATTTGGGTGAGCCAGGTCGCTTGCAAACTCAACATATACTTGGTAAT GTGGGTTTGAATCTCATAAATTTGACGGATCGTGTATTGGGGCCCTTTCAAGTATGGGTATCAGAAGGTGGTTCACCTGATGAGAAGGCTGTTGTGGTCAATGGTCTTCAGAGAATG ACTCTTGGAGAGGTACAACCACATAGCTCGTTAAAGTTTCAGTTG AACTTGATTGCTGTCAAGCACGGGATACAGAAAATCAGTGGCATTACAGTTTATGACACAGTAGAGAAGAAGACTTATGAAGCACTTTTCGAAATGGAG ATATACGTTGACTTAGAGTGA
- the LOC121809639 gene encoding cold-responsive protein kinase 1-like isoform X2, translating into MVVAIKMLSAESKQGEREFLTEIETISNVKHPNLVQLLGCCVHGRDQILVYEYLVNNSIDRALLGPMRSVKLDWERRSAICLGTARGLEFLHEQLVPRIVHRDIKGSNILLDADFQPKIGDFGLAKLFPDNISHITTKIAGTTGYLAPEYALGGHLTVKADVYSYGILTLEVVSGRSWANADHGGAQKLLAEWAWELYQEEKLLDLVDPELEEFPEKEVLRYVKVALFCTQAAASRRPLMSQVIEMLSRNVRLNVNELTPPGFFDDSASLNGGSAKDKLSGASTSYQMNSFASTITQVTPR; encoded by the exons ATGGTAGTTGCAATAAAGATGCTCTCTGCTGAGTCAAAGCAGGGAGAGCGTGAGTTTTTAACAGAGATTGAGACTATTTCTAATGTCAAACACCCGAATCTAGTTCAGTTACTTGGGTGCTGTGTTCATGGACGTGACCAGATTTTGGTGTATGAATATTTAGTAAATAACAGCATTGATCGTGCATTGCTAG GTCCAATGAGATCCGTAAAACTTGATTGGGAGAGAAGGTCTGCCATCTGCTTGGGTACCGCCAGAGGGCTTGAATTCCTTCACGAACAACTGGTGCCTCGCATCGTGCATAGAGACATCAAAGGTAGCAATATACTTTTGGACGCGGACTTCCAACCAAAAATTGGAGACTTTGGATTGGCTAAACTTTTCCCGGACAATATATCCCACATTACCACAAAAATAGCAGGAACGAC AGGTTACCTTGCTCCTGAATATGCATTAGGCGGTCATTTGACAGTGAAGGCCGATGTCTATAGCTATGGGATTCTTACACTCGAAGTTGTAAGTGGCAGATCTTGGGCGAATGCTGATCATGGAGGCGCTCAAAAGTTGCTAGCTGAATGG GCATGGGAGCTATATCAAGAAGAAAAACTGCTGGATCTGGTTGACCCTGAACTGGAAGAATTTCCGGAGAAGGAGGTTCTGAGGTACGTGAAAGTTGCCCTCTTCTGTACGCAAGCAGCCGCAAGCAGAAGGCCATTGATGAGCCAGGTGATAGAGATGCTATCAAGAAATGTTCGACTCAATGTGAATGAACTCACACCTCCGGGTTTCTTCGATGATTCAGCAAGTCTTAATGGTGGATCAGCAAAGGATAAGTTATCCGGCGCTTCAACCAGTTATCAGATGAACTCTTTTGCCTCCACAATCACTCAGGTGACCCCAAGATGA
- the LOC121809640 gene encoding clathrin light chain 1-like yields the protein MASFDDAAAPPFDYEGHTSYADSYSAFSSSDAPPYSGSAFTPEYSESEQVPVDLPNSSDPFGFDSNAEPFEHDASVPISNGNGSSPYDLGQDSEGLFTSDGPILPPPNEMQEEGFALREWRRLNTIRLEEKEKKEKEMRIQIIIEGEEFIKAFYEKTKLNVETNKNTNREKEKLSLASQEKFHKEADKHYWKSIAELVPNEVAHIEKRGRKKDQDKKPSITVVQGPKPGKPTDLSRMRGILIKLKHNPPPHMLPPPPAPAKDAKDSKDGKGKKDVKETSDKPTSAKEAVEESAPNGAAGAQASEESAAAPTEDQPSI from the exons ATGGCATCCTTCGACGACGCGGCAGCTCCTCCATTTGACTACGAAGGACACACCAGCTACGCCGATTCCTATTCTGCCTTCTCCTCCTCCGACGCACCGCCCTACTCAGGCTCCGCCTTCACGCCGGAATACTCGGAATCCGAGCAAGTTCCAGTAGACCTGCCAAACTCCTCCGATCCATTCGGATTCGACTCGAATGCTGAGCCTTTCGAGCACGACGCTTCCGTTCCGATCTCGAACGGCAACGGCAGCTCGCCGTACGACCTTGGCCAGGACTCCGAGGGCTTATTCACCTCGGACGGACCGATCCTGCCGCCTCCTAATGAGATGCAGGAAGAAGGATTCGCTCTTCGCGAATGGCGGAG GCTAAACACCATTCGTCTAGAAGAGAAGGAAAAGAAGGAAAAGGAGATGCGGATCCAAATTATTATAGAAGGTGAAGAGTTTATAAAAGCTTTCTATGAGAAGACAAAGCTTAATGTGGAGACTAACAAGAACACTAACAGAGAAAAAGAGAAG TTATCCCTAGCCAGTCAAGAAAAATTCCACAAAGAGGCCGATAAACACTACTGGAAATCCATAGCAGAGCTCGTCCCTAATGAAGTGGCCCACATCGAGAagagaggaaggaagaaggaCCAAGATAAGAAGCCGTCCATCACAGTTGTCCAAGGCCCCAAGCCCGGTAAACCAACTGACCTTTCAAGGATGCGTGGGATATTGATCAAGCTGAAACACAATCCCCCACCACACATGCTTCCACCCCCACCTGCTCCGGCTAAGGATGCGAAAGACAGCAAGGATGGGAAAGGCAAGAAAGATGTAAAGGAAACGAGCGATAAACCAACTTCAGCTAAAGAAGCCGTGGAAGAGTCTGCGCCTAATGGTGCTGCTGGTGCTCAGGCATCGGAAGAATCTGCTGCTGCTCCAACCGAAGACCAGCCAAGTATCTGA
- the LOC121809715 gene encoding E3 ubiquitin-protein ligase AIRP2-like has product MMHVSGGASVRRRSFRDSIKLLEADIQHANTLASDFPREYDGACLQMRMSYSPAAHFFLFLVQWSDCRLAGALGLLRILIYKVYVDGATTMSTHERKASIREFYAVIYPSLLQLQSGVTDSEDERRKPVWMERYRRRDEEKHEHCSEVNLQGEEECGICMEMRSKVLLPNCNHEMCLKCYREWRSRSQSCPFCRDSLKRVNSGDLWIFLNGRDVIDMSAITSENLQRLFTYVDKLPLIIPDTLFNAYNKHISSIWKLKWFILLLVMDPTLLYVRIGE; this is encoded by the exons ATGATGCATGTGAGCGGCGGAGCTTCAGTGCGTCGGCGCTCGTTTAGGGATTCGATCAAACTGCTCGAAGCTGATATCCAGCATGCTAATACTCT AGCATCGGATTTTCCACGCGAGTATGATGGTGCATGCTTGCAGATGAGGATGTCGTACAGCCCTGCAGCGCATTTCTTCCTTTTTCTAGTACAATGGAGTGACTGTCGTCTTGCTGGCGCACTTGGACTGTTGAGAATCCTGATTTACAAG GTGTATGTTGATGGCGCCACCACTATGTCTACCCACGAGAGAAAAGCTAGCATTAGGGAATTCTATG CTGTTATTTATCCCTCTTTACTTCAACTTCAGAGCGGTGTTACTGATTCAGAAGATGAGAGGCGGAAACCTGTATGGATGGAGAGATACAGGAGACGAGATGAGGAAAAGCATGAGCATTGCTCAGAAGTAAATCTTCAAGGGGAAGAAGAATGTGGAATTTGCATGGAGATGAGAAGTAAAGTACTGTTGCCAAACTGTAACCATGAGATGTGCCTCAAGTGCTACAGAGAATg GCGTTCAAGATCACAGTCATGCCCATTTTGCCGTGATAGCCTAAAGAGGGTAAACTCGGGTGATCTGTGGATCTTTCTGAATGGCAGGGATGTAATAGACATGTCAGCTATTACAAGTGAGAATTTACAGAGGTTGTTCACTTATGTAGATAAATTGCCTCTGATCATCCCTGATACCCTATTCAATGCATACAACAAACATATAAG CTCGATTTGGAAGCTTAAGTGGTTCATCCTACTACTGGTAATGGACCCAACCTTGCTTTATGTGAGAATTGGAGAATGA